A window of Micromonospora sp. WMMC415 genomic DNA:
GCGCGGTGCTCGGGTGACAGGGCCGGCAGCGGGGACCGGGGTGCTCCGCCGGGTAGCCCACGCCGGTCAAGCAGGTGCTTCGCGGACGCGATGTAGGGCAGCCCGGCCGTCGCGGCCTGCAACCGCGCGACGGTGAGCTGCAGGTCCCGGGCTTCGGCGAGGCGTTCCTGGCGGTGCGCCGCGACGATGGCCGCGAACAGTTCGGGGACCACGTTGGCCAATGTGGACACCGCGCCCGCGGCGCCCATCGTCAGGGCTCCCAGCAGCAGGACGTTGTTTCCGGTGTACACGACCGGCGGATCGGGCTGGGACAGGTAGGTGGTGATCCGGGCGAGCGAGTCCCCGGTGTCCTTGAGCCCGCACAGGTTGGGGATCTCGCGAATCATTTTGATCACGAGGTCCGGGCCCAGTGCGTAGCCGGTCCGGTCCGGGTTGTCGTACACGTAGTGGGCGCAGTCCGGCGCGGCCTGCGCGACGCGGGTGAAATGCTCGAGCTGGGACTCCGGCGTGTACGGGAAGAACAGCGGCGGTAGCGACGCGATCGCGTTGGCTCCGCATCCGGCCGCGTGGCGGGCTAGCTCCGCCGCCGTTGCGGTGTCCACGGCACCGCAGTGCACGACGACGGGCACCCGGGACGAGACGATCTTGAGCGCCGTCTCGGTGAATGCCTTGCGTTCATCCGCCGAGAGCAGAAGCCCCTCCCCCGAGGTGCCGAGGATGAACAGGCCGTCGACGCCGCGGCTGATCTGGAAGTCGATCAGAACGGCCAGTGCGGTCTCATCCGGCTTGCCATCGGCGCCGTATGGCGTCAGGAGGGCGGAGAGAACGCCCTCGGCGTGCGGTGGCGCTGTCGTGCTGCTGGTCATGCCTGTCCTACCTTGCTCTGCTGAAGGGCGCGCATCACGTTGCGGGCCTCGTCGCCCATCCGGGTGAACTGCGAGTCGGGGGTCTCCTCCTGGAGGTTGTCGCCGGACCACTGCGTCCTGTCCGCGGCGTCCTTGTCGATGTCCAACCGGATCAGGCACGGTCCGGGGGCGGCGAGGACGGTGTCGAGGTCGGCGGCGAGCGCAGCGGCGTCGGGGTAGCTGTGCGCTGCCGCGTAGCCGGCGGCGCTGGCCAGTCCCGTCCAGCTGATC
This region includes:
- a CDS encoding dihydrodipicolinate synthase family protein yields the protein MTSSTTAPPHAEGVLSALLTPYGADGKPDETALAVLIDFQISRGVDGLFILGTSGEGLLLSADERKAFTETALKIVSSRVPVVVHCGAVDTATAAELARHAAGCGANAIASLPPLFFPYTPESQLEHFTRVAQAAPDCAHYVYDNPDRTGYALGPDLVIKMIREIPNLCGLKDTGDSLARITTYLSQPDPPVVYTGNNVLLLGALTMGAAGAVSTLANVVPELFAAIVAAHRQERLAEARDLQLTVARLQAATAGLPYIASAKHLLDRRGLPGGAPRSPLPALSPEHRATLDARLAADPALLTWLRPVD